The following coding sequences are from one Eucalyptus grandis isolate ANBG69807.140 chromosome 11, ASM1654582v1, whole genome shotgun sequence window:
- the LOC120289522 gene encoding uncharacterized protein LOC120289522: MATYRLHLAMAALAGASVVAVSTYYMHQKTVIEFLGFINTVGREKYKEVAGSETGLPARPKRRRSNGRRKLKELRRTMSSPPIVDAHEIDHRVGKPKSSDRVEGIPIKNSKLHAFSEAMAMSDFSPEVPNLL, translated from the exons ATGGCTACATACAGACTTCATCTGGCCATGGCAGCCCTGGCGGGCGCATCGGTCGTGGCCGTCTCGACCTATTACATGCACCAGAAGACGGTGATCGAGTTCCTGGGCTTCATCAACACCGTGGGGAGAGAGAAGTACAAGGAGGTTGCTGGCTCGGAGACAGGCTTGCCGGCGCGGCCGAAGAGGCGTAGAAGCAACGGCCGCCGCAAGCTCAAGGAGCTGAGGCGCACCATGTCGTCGCCGCCTATCGTGGACGCCCACGAAATTGACCACAGGGTGGGGAAGCCGAAAAGCTCAGATCGTGTCGAGGGTATACCCATCAAGAATTCTAAGCTCCACGCTTTCTCTGAAGCCATGGCGATGTCGGACTTTTCACCCGA GGTGCCAAATTTGCTGTAG
- the LOC104426368 gene encoding ERBB-3 BINDING PROTEIN 1, with translation MSDDEREEKELDLTSPDVVTKYKSAAEIVNKALQLVISECKPKAKVVDVCEKGDSFIREQTGNMYKNVKKKIERGVAFPTCISVNNTVCHFSPLASDETVLEEGDILKIDMGCHIDGFIAVVAHTHVLQEGPVTGRAADVIAAANTAAEVALRLVRPGKNNKDVTEAINKVAAAYDCKIVEGVLSHQLKQFVIDGNKVIISVSNPDTKVDEFEFEENEVYAIDIVTSTGEGKPKLLDEKQTTVYKRAVDKNYHLKMKASRFIFSEINQKFPILPFSARALEEKRARLGLVECVNHELLQPYPVLHEKPGDYAAHIKFTVLLMPNGSDRITSHSLQELQPTKTIDDPEIKAWLALGTKTKKKGGGKKKKGKKGTESAETEPMDATTNGAESQE, from the exons ATGTCGGACgacgagagagaggagaaggagtTGGATCTCACCTCCCCCGATGTCGTCACCAAGTACAAGAGCGCTGCTGAGATCGTCAACA AGGCCTTGCAGTTAGTCATCTCGGAATGTAAACCAAAGGCTAAGGTCGTGGACGTTTGTGAAAAAGGCGACTCCTTTATCAGAGA GCAAACAGGGAACATGTACAAGAATGTCAAGAAAAAGATCGAGAGGGGTGTTGCGTTTCCAACTTGTATTTCTGTTAACAACACCGTCTGCCATTTTTCTCCCTTGGCAAGTGACGAGACGGTTTTGGAAGAAGGTGATATATTGAAAAT TGATATGGGATGCCATATAGATGGGTTCATTGCTGTAGTGGCACACACACATGTCCTTCAAGAAGGACCAGTAACGGGTAGAGCAGCAGATGTAATTGCTGCAGCAAATACCGCTGCAGAAGTTGCTTTGAGGCTTGTGAGACCGGGAAAAAAT AACAAAGATGTAACAGAAGCAATCAATAAAGTTGCAGCTGCATATGACTGCAAAATTGTCGAAGGTGTGCTTAGCCACCAACTGAAGCAGTTTGTGATAGATGGCAACAAGGTTATCATCAGCGTTTCAAATCCAGACACAAAAGTTGATGAGTTTGAATTTGAGGAGAACGAAGTTTATGCAATAGATATTGTCACAAGTACGGGCGAGGGGAAG CCTAAACTGTTGGATGAGAAGCAGACAACTGTATATAAGAGAGCTGTGGACAAGAATTATCACTTAAAGATGAAGGCCTCTAGGTTtattttcagtgaaataaaCCAGAAATTTCCCATCCTACCATTCAGTGCAAG GGCACTGGAAGAGAAAAGGGCCCGGCTGGGATTAGTTGAATGTGTAAATCACGAGCTCTTGCAGCCTTATCCTGTACTTCATGAGAAGCCTG GTGATTATGCTGCCCATATCAAGTTCACTGTCTTATTAATGCCAAATGGGTCAGATAGGATTACATCGCATTCGTTGCAGGAGCTTCAGCCGACAAAGACGATAGATGATCCTGAGATCAAGGCTTGGTTGGCTCTGGGGACCAAAACCAAGAAGAAAGgtggagggaagaagaagaaagggaagaaaggtaCTGAATCAGCGGAGACCGAGCCAATGGATGCAACAACAAACGGTGCCGAATCTCAAGAATGA